Within the Pseudonocardia alni genome, the region GGCCGTCGGGGGCACGGCCGCTGCCGGGGACGAGCGCGGCGACGGGCCCGGGCGGCCGGGCGCCTACGAGGCGGCACGCGCCGAGCGTTCGCTGCCCTTCCGCGGGTACCTGCTGTGGCTGACGTTCCCGCCGATGGCCCTGCTGCTGATCGGGCGGCCGTTCGCGCTGACCCTGGTCTACGGGGTGCTGGGCTCGTTCTTCATGCCGTTCCTGGCGGTGACGCTGCTCCTGCTGCTGAACACCTCGATGGTGGCCCGCGAGGCGCGATCGCGCTGGCTGTCCAACGCGGTCCTGGGGACCTCGTCGGTGCTGTTCGCGGTCCTGCTGGTCACCGACGTGTACTCGCGCCTGACCTGACCCGCCGCGGCGCCCGCAGCTTTCGTCCTCGTCGCACGAACGGGCCCCTCGTACGACAGGTTCGTACGAGGGGCCCGTTCGTGCGCCCGGGGGTCAGGTCACGTCGAGCGGGTCGCCGACGCGCAGGGTGCCGGTGCGCTCGACGCGGGCGTACAGGCCCGCGCAGGGCAGCACCCCGAAGCCGTCGACCTCGACGCGGTTGCGGTCGGCCGGACCGCGCAGGGCGTGCGGTGCGCGGGGCAGGGCGCCGTGCTCCAGCGTCGGCACGGAGCAGCGCGGGGTCGGCAGGGTCGGGACCAGTACGACCTCGCCGAGGGTGAGCCGGCGCCCGAGCCAGCCGTTCTCCACGAACGGCTCGGTACCCGGCGGCGTCGCGACGACGACGTTGGGCCGGTAGCGCAGCGCCTCGACGCCGAGCGCGTCCAGCGTCGCGGTGGTGATCAGATGCACCGGCGAGTGGTCGACGAACCGGCCACCGGGAGCGCCCTGGGCGATCTCGAGGGTCGGCGCGTCGACGTCCGCGTCCAGGCCGTGGGCCAGCACGTCCTCGGGGTCCGGCCGCTCGACGACGGCGCCGTCGGCCCGTTGCTGAGCGACGACCACGGGCCGGCCGAGCAGCTCGGCGAGCGGCCCGGCGGCCTGCCCGGCGTCGACGGTGCGGCCGTCGGGCAGCGTGACCCGCACGTCGTCGCCGACGCCCGCGGAGGCGCACGTCAACAGGCGTCGCCAGTGCCGGGGCTGCTTGGCCGTCGCGACCCGGC harbors:
- a CDS encoding MOSC domain-containing protein, which codes for MAGEVLSLHRYPVKSMLGEDLAALELDTHGVVGDRALALTDPDTGRVATAKQPRHWRRLLTCASAGVGDDVRVTLPDGRTVDAGQAAGPLAELLGRPVVVAQQRADGAVVERPDPEDVLAHGLDADVDAPTLEIAQGAPGGRFVDHSPVHLITTATLDALGVEALRYRPNVVVATPPGTEPFVENGWLGRRLTLGEVVLVPTLPTPRCSVPTLEHGALPRAPHALRGPADRNRVEVDGFGVLPCAGLYARVERTGTLRVGDPLDVT